From Senegalia massiliensis, a single genomic window includes:
- a CDS encoding HAD family hydrolase: MNYKLVAIDLDGTLLDDNKILTVENRDILKKLIDKGVEIVIATGRRYWAAKNFMKDLNKNIVIISNNGNVIRNIKDDKIILEKYINKKDFIYILEQGKKNNLYPIVHINGYEKGYDFLIEKNQDYTGYNNYLDNKEDRCKKVNNFLEYKENNIMVLCYFGDYEKLNKFINTISQSEKRFSYHIMTNLKKVGPMLEIMNPLGSKWNSILEYAKDKGISREEIVTIGDDNNDMEMIKNSGFGIAMKNANKQVKRVSDIISSEDNNNSGVAIELKKVFNIK; encoded by the coding sequence CTAAAAAAATTAATAGATAAAGGTGTTGAAATAGTAATAGCTACAGGTAGAAGATATTGGGCTGCAAAGAATTTCATGAAAGATTTAAATAAAAATATAGTTATTATATCAAATAATGGCAATGTAATAAGAAATATAAAGGATGATAAAATCATTTTAGAAAAATATATAAATAAAAAAGATTTTATTTATATATTGGAACAAGGAAAGAAAAATAATTTATACCCCATAGTTCACATAAATGGATATGAAAAAGGTTATGACTTTTTAATAGAAAAAAATCAAGATTATACAGGATATAATAATTATCTAGACAATAAAGAAGATAGATGTAAAAAGGTAAATAACTTTTTAGAATATAAAGAAAATAATATTATGGTATTATGTTATTTTGGTGATTATGAAAAATTAAATAAATTTATTAATACAATTTCTCAAAGTGAAAAAAGATTTTCATATCATATAATGACTAATTTAAAAAAGGTAGGTCCAATGCTCGAAATAATGAATCCTTTAGGGTCAAAATGGAATAGTATATTAGAATATGCTAAAGATAAAGGAATTTCTAGAGAAGAGATAGTAACAATAGGTGATGATAATAATGATATGGAAATGATTAAAAATTCTGGTTTTGGAATAGCTATGAAAAATGCTAATAAACAAGTAAAAAGAGTTTCTGATATAATTTCTAGTGAAGATAACAACAATTCTGGTGTAGCTATAGAATTAAAAAAAGTATTTAATATAAAGTAA